The following is a genomic window from Amyelois transitella isolate CPQ chromosome 23, ilAmyTran1.1, whole genome shotgun sequence.
gtgcaataaacatTTCTGTACAGTGATATTTTTGATCAGCAATGCCCGTGGGCAGAAAGCGGTGGAACCTTCATGGTACGTattcttacatttttattcaaaaaattgACCTAAATTCATGTATTAAGTCGTACGTAACATTAATATCTCATAATAAACTGTTCTTTCGTAAGCGATGTGTATTATAATAGTTCTAATTTGATATTGTCACACATGAAAATTTAGTGCAGCCTTGTAAGTGCCTGCCTATCCTTTCTTTTTTGATTTACGAATACGAATCTACCGACCCTAGGTCCCAAAGCATAGCACCAGAGGACGGAACTGAAAAGTGGTGAGACTAATGAGAGTGTAACATAGTTTTGAAGTTTTCACTGTGACCatatgaataataatgtaCCTTCTTTAAATGTGATTTTAAGTTGAACGAAATTCTGTGAGGTAAGTTGAACTATAATTTGAAATCATGATTCAGTTTGAGTTGAGGCTGAAGGAAATAGATTATAGTTGTTCCATGTCTTTACTATGTCTTAATACTTACTACCTCAAGGAGGCTGCAACTATGGGAATTAAAAGAGGATAGTAGATAACAATAAGAACTACAAATATCTTATATTAAACCCGACCTTTTTTTCTGACATACTATACCTTTTTACTTTCcttgcatttatttaaaaaaacatccatttaaaacacattcataactcacttcatgcaagcttgccagtttagggtactcttggCCTGACCTTTAACCTGGGAACTAgtactttttaaaactgtttccTCTTCAGATGGACCACAAGGATCTCTGCGAAGACTTCGCAATCAGCTGGCCGAGGATGGGTGCGCAGAATCACAGGTTGTTCTGGCTAAACAACTCTTGGAAGAAAAATGTGGTAGGTTCCTTATTGTTTCTGTTCATTAACAAATACAATCAGGGTCTTCaattaatgttaaaacaataacCAAAAATACATTCttgtttttgataatttttggtttcacaacactGGTTGACGTctaagaaattacttaaaactatttacGTTTACAGCCTCCAAACTGTCAGGGCAGAATCAGCGGCAACAAACTGTACTGAGGCATTTAATAACATCAAATGATCTATACAAAGATACACAGTTTTAATTACCACCTGGCAGGCAGAATTCATTgtttaacacatacatacatacatatgatcacgtctatatccctagcggggtagacagggccaccagtcttgaaaagactgataggccacgctcaactgtttggcttggtgatagaattgagattcaaatagtgacaggttgctagcccatcgcctagaggggaatctcaagttaagcctatcccttagtcgccttttacgacatctgtggaaaagagatggagtggtcctattcttttttggaatggtgccggaaccacacggcactttacaTATACttcattgtttaaatttaaaaaaatatatttcaaagggcaaaaaagaataaaacttaaaaaaaaatattttttattttcagaactTGAAGCagacaaaatatcaaattttaaacaagCATTAGATTGGTTGATATGTGCCACTGAGCAGGCTCACCCTGAGGCCAGGAGGATGTTGAGAAGGTAACAGTTTGAATACTTTTAATCTTTCGCTTTGCATGATTATTATTGTACGCAAATGGAAATTAATGTAagcatacaattttttaatgacATTTTGACTGGGTGGCACTGACAatataaactataataatatataggaTAATTATTATCccaatatgtatataggtgTGAAGCTAGCCTTGGGATgcagctagtattaaataaaatattggggGTATATATAGAAATATGGGAGGTAATATATGTAGGATTATACTAGCTACATAGCTATTAAGCCAGGGCAAAATAaggatatatatttatgtatgtgccTTTATTTTTCGATATATTAAACTAGTAGTACTTTTATTTGTGTGAAGTACACTGGtcactttataaatatgtagcgTATTCAAAGATTCATCTTTAAGCTTCTTTGAAATAGTGAACTATGAAGGGAGTTTTAAGTTCCTGTGCGTTATTTAAGTGCATCACAGAGTTCTGGTagccgttttgaagaaaagattcttttcttttctcatttttgaaaacctataaaaaatgttactaCTGGCCACTCATACTTTCTAAACGTCAATTGTCAAGAAATATCACAGTGATACTTCGATCCTTTCAAACACAAATGGGTGGCGTGTTTGTATCTTAAAAACATCCACAATTTTCAAGAGAAATACGCCGTTAGCCGTAAAAGCGACTGCATGAGGTAATGTTGTGACTGTGACATACCAttgtatgtaaacaaacataatgATCGGTTCTTAGTATTGTGTTGAGGTGGTCGTGAGTGTGCGGTTTGTTCAGCATTCGAAATGAATGCGGTTGTGGATGATTTTTCTCTGTGGAAGACTAAGTTTGATCTGGTGACAGAGGAATTGCGACGTGCTGTGTAAGATGTCTGTCCGAATTACATTTTAGATAGAAATACGTTTAGTGACTTTTTACTACATCGCTCTTGAATAGTGGTAATAATTGGGATGGAAACGTTAAGGGAtgtttagattttattacctggcggaagatcttcccttccTTTAATGGCGGttgagccgaatcatcgctctcgCTACATACCCATAAGTTCAAGACCTTGTTGTTATCATAGTTTATTGTTGTAAAATAGGAATTTGATGAATCTTATACATTCAgattgtaattgtttttttaattttaatttttaccatGCCTACAAAAGTCAAAAGgctttatttttgcaaatgtACCGGAACTAGCATACCTATCCACAGAAGTCCAACTATGTGgatctgttattttttaccgcctttaaaaaaaagaatttctccATTAAACCATATTTCTCAAGTTTATCAGTGGTTGTCTACCTATGTGCTAACctttaataataagttttgGAATACCTAATCTACCTAATCCATAATATGTTAATCcggtttattttcaataactaaCTACAtccatacatttaatcacgtctatattccttacaaggtagacagtgccaaccgtcttgaaaagcctCAAAGGTCATGTTCAGCCTGTTTTCTTGACACAGTTGTTAggcttaattatgaaatttaaattcaaatatagataaagaataatcccaagttaattacCCTTTCCACAATTCCTATCTATCGAATTCGAAAGACGTGAATCCGGTTCAAAAATTTTTCGGTTTCACCAGGTGCATCCGGAGCGGCGTGATAGACGAGGACAGCGCGGCCATCGTCCGCGCCAAGTCGTGCCTGGCCGCCAGCCGCCAGGAGACAGTCGCCAGGAAGGCTGCGCGGGACCTTTTTGCTAggtaattgttatttaattgtttttgtcaGACATACTTAGGTTATAAATAGGTTGGTGTATATTAGAATACAAATTAGCTTGTGAAGCAGCGTCGTCaggcatttaaaataaaatattactaactaataattaataaatttttaatttaaaaaagtagagAGAAAAACACTCGACACACATTACCCGCCTTTTGTTGAAGTCGGATAAGAAATTATATTGGTGAAGGATGCCAACGAGAAAAACGTATATAATTTTGGTTGTTGCtgtacttgtttttttttatatcatataataaatattaaatcatataaTGTAATTCCAAAAAAAGTCCCCAATAAGTGTCCGTAGAACATCCCTAGATAAgggtttttttcttttattatacatttatcaGATTTATGTCACAATCGTCAATGTCAAAAAGTCGAGTCAATCGTGCATTTGGTAGTTAGTGAATCTATTTGTCGTTGCTCGTCgataatttacttatataaataataaatatatcttgtaggttaccaaataaaaaaaaattcaataataaacatatctaGGAGgttaccaaataaaaaataaataaataataaatataccaagtaggttaccaaataaaaaaatatatatttttcattatcagTTTATCAAACGGCGAGCAGTACATTACAACGGCACAGTTGGAGAGGCGGATCCGGGAGATATGTAGCACCACGCTCAGGAAACAGCCGGACGAGGACTCGCCTGATGAGGAACCAGGTAATTAATCTACATCTTATATCTCTGGggatccaaaaaaaaaaatgaatttaacgccacctacacgCACGGATTTAGGaacacctacaaaataatataggttTTTCGAAAagcccacgggaactatagtttttaacgGGATGAATGGTACCCAATGCCCTACTctagactcttaattatatatacgcgaaattttaagaaaattggttGATGGTATGTTGCTGTATCTATAGCCGTTGTTGGTCGataattgacggcctctgtggcgcagcggtagtacgcttgtctgtgacaccggaggtcccgggttcgaatcccggccagggcataatgagaaaaaaactttttttattgtcctgggtcttggatgtttatttatataatctcgaacttacttcgaggctaactcaatcagtgtaatttgtcacaaaaaaaaaactaatttaatgttccatattataattttcgaTTTCAATACTTGTTTCCACTATTATttcatacttattttgttCTCTAGCAGAAGAACCGCGCGCCCTCCACGACGAGCAAGCTTTGGAGCCGTCTCCCCTGGAGGCCGGAGACATCCCACACACAAACGGCGCGATCAGGACCGCCTCGGTTTCCGACGAAGGTAAAGAAACCTCTTCTTCTCTTCTTCCACCTGGCTATGGTCtgtgcatcctcaccactctggagaggagaccGGGGTGCGACtgtgaccatggatcctggattgggtgagtcaggtttttacacaaagcgactcctgtcttaattttgcaggggaacctaaaccATATTAGGTTATACATTCAGTTTCAAAATGtttccctcaccataagagcattagttagcaatcaaactaatgtaccgGACAGAGTCATTACTACATTCGTACAACCTGATTTAATCCTGCGCAACTTTTGCACTGGAACCTAAACCATATTAGGTTATCGTTATACattcagttttaaaatgtttccctcaccataagagcattAGTTaccaatcaaactaatgtaccgAACAGAGTCATTACTACATTCGTACAACCTGATTTAAGCTGATAAGTGTAATGGAAAAATTAGTCCAGATGTCAGCAAATAAtttatagcaaaaaaaaaaccattttgtCCACAGATTATCCAGAACGATGTCCCAACGAGGAAATACGGAATCTAACCGTAGACAATCTAGTCAGTGCAGCCGTAGACTATTGCCAGGGAGAATTGCCCCTTGTGACCTACGAGTTAACGCTCACAGACCCGGGCCTCAAGGCCTTAGACCACATACCAATATTACACCAAGCCTTCCTACATCCAATAGTCTTCTTACAAGTATTATACTTGAAACTCTTATATTACTTCGCGACATTCTCCTTCAGACTGTCTAATGTGGAATTATCATTACTCTTAATAGCGTATTTATCTGTCACAACGGACAGTCTTTATCACCTGGTTCCGCTCGTTTTATATTACGTGAGTTTCGTCGCTATGGTTATTTGTACGTTCAAAATGTTGCATGCGAAACGACAATTTATAGACTTCAGAAAATGGTCGGGCCTATTCTTAAGATACAGCGACGGCAATCTCCAACCCGATGAGTCGGAGAATCTTTTCGTTCGAAACAATTTAGGTCCGTTTCTTCAATTCTTCTTAGCGTTATTCACGAATCTGTTCTTATACCCTTTTATAGCGACGCAATGGGTACCGTTTTCGGAGTTTTGCGTTTTGTCGTTTTTCCTTATGTTTTTGACTTTATTCACGTTTGGGACTGACAGTGATTCGTATCCAGATTTGTTAGCTTTAATTTCGTTCGGAATTAATGTCCTGGCGAAATATCCGTACGAGAAAGACACAGTCGTACACCAGGGTTGGCGGTTTCTCGATTTGCACATATCGAATTATCCGTCTTATATACTTGGCAATAGCATCGagttttgtttgaacgcacgcGTGTTCTTTTCTCTATTAATTCCTACTATATTGATAGGGATGGCTAAAAGGCGAAATTGGCAGGGATTTTTCAAGTACGCAATACCTCATTGTGTGACGTTAAGTTGGTTGCAAATGTTTATAATGTGTTCGCACGGGTGTACCACGTACGGTTTGATACGTGGCACTCTCGGATTGGTCTGTTCGTTTTTGTTCTTGCCTCTGATTGGCGTAGCGACTGTCACCCTGCCAATATTCGCGTTCCTGCAGTGTATAACGTTGTCTAAAGTGTTTTATACTGTGACGATTGTGGTGGGTTTCGCTGTCAGTGTGAGCGTGTCGTGTTTGCTCGCTAAGTCGGAGGCTACGAAGAAGTTTGTCACTCCGTTTCAGGTGAGatgaagttttattattttatacattaatgtAGTGCTTATATGCAGGTCGAGTAGCGAACAAAAACATATCTACATAGATACACTtctacatgtaatcacgtttatatcccttgctggatAATCAGATCTAACGGTATTAAAAAGACTCATAAGccatattcagctgtttggcttaatgatagaattgagattcaaatagtgacagtttactagctcatcgcctaaaagaagaatcccaagtttataatcctatcctaAGTCCCCTTTTACGTCATACATGGTACTTTCCCAAAaattggagtggtcctattcttttttctattggtgccgggaaccaaacggcacaaaAAAGTGATTGTGTGTAACATAACAAAGACAAAAGGAGTAACAtccctttttataaaaaggggTGTTACCCCTTTTGTCCAggtaattatgtttttgttatgttacGGTACCAATTGTCAATTCTATTGCTAAGCCACAGCTAAAAATAGCGTTCCTTTTTTCTAAGCTCTTGACTACCAGTTAAGAATAAGAACATAAACATTTGTAGTTTACACGTAGAAaagttcttaattttataggaAACATGATTAATATCAAAAAGCACATGGTCTGGTCATGATTACTATCTActagtaaaaaaatcatattttgacAATTGATTTCCGTGTCGTTGAAAAACTGCGTAATACATTTATGTAAAacttaaattctttttgtccACAGCTCACCATCGGCCTCATAACCCTAGTATACTTTGGTAACCAGTTCGTAACCAACATACAAGACGACGGCCTACCCACCGGCCTGATAGAACTAATAGCAGACAGAAAATCCAGCATCAGGAACCTACTCAAAAACGAATACATTACAGATTACGACGACAACACGTACTACATAACTTGGGAGGATTATTACAACAATTGCAATTCTCCATCTTGGGCGGATTATAATATGGCGACGACGCAAATCAAATGTTCGATTTTAGAAGGCGCCAATGTAAATTGGGAGGGTTATGTTAAggatgttaaattaaaaagtgtgGTGAATAGGTGGAATGTTATCGCGTCGTGGTTACCAAGTTTTTTGACGGAGTATTTTAAGTGCTTCTATGGGGAAGAGTATGCGACTTGGTGCGGGGTCGATAGCCAGTTTTCGATCAAGGAATGCgaatttataatgaattcCGCGAGGCATACGGCGAAGATCTGTCATTTGAACAATATGGATGAGTGAGTATAAGTAAAAATGATACATctatttcttacatacatacatatggtcacgtctatatcccttgcggggtagacagagccaacagtcttgaaaagactgaatggccacgttcagctatttggcttaatgatagaagagATTCTAGTCTATTTCTTTATTGTCAATTAATCAGAACAATAATTCCTTTTCGTAACATCATAGTTATCAATAGAGActatgaatttgaagatttagaggaaatgagcgatattgaagatggatggaaggaatttaaagaaagaattgtgaaagtagctgttgaagtgtgtggtgtaagtagaagaaggaaaggaaaaaatcacaaaaatgcgtggatgagtaaagatgtgcaagaacttgtgcgattaaagaagaaagcatggctggatttgttagcagcaaaagctaacttaagaatgcaagaggttattgatgaagatgtgaatgaagcacgtaaggaatataagaaaatgaaagatttggttaagaaagctgtgattagaaagaaagaagagtataaagaggattttgataaaaggctatcagaagactttcagtcaaatctgaaagtattctggaaatccgtaaggtcagcccgaggaaatactataaccagagagctgactaggatcagatgccaggatggtagcgttgtgaaaggagaagaatgtgtactaaagatatggaaggactattttgaaagtttatttgaaaaaaaggaaggaaataagaaagatttctgctatagcgaagaaaaagagaatgagatggaaggcgaaattgaaatgttcgaaattgtggaagcacttaagagtatgaaagcgggaaaggctgctgggtgtgatagagtgtcggtagagatgcttaaagcaggaaaaggcgtagtagctagtcagttgtactgccttttcaatttgtgttggagaagcggccgagtaccaaaagattggtgtaaggctgttatcgtgccactttacaaaggaaaagggtcacagctggactgcaaaaattatcgtggtataagcctgcttagcgtcgtcggcaaattgtatgctaaggtattgattaatagagtcaggaatgaaactgatgacaaaatatgggatgctcaagcgggatttcgaaagggaatgggatgtactgatcaggtcttttccttgcggtgcatagccgaaaagtttttggccaagagtcaaaaagtctattgcacattcgtagatctggaaaaggcctatgacagagttgagaggaatgaattgtggtcagcactttctatgcatggggtgagcagtctcttaatacgagcactgaaatccttatatgaggattcgagtgcttgtgtcaggataaacggagcgcacactgagtggtttaagattgagaaag
Proteins encoded in this region:
- the LOC106130778 gene encoding wolframin isoform X1, producing the protein MPVGRKRWNLHDGPQGSLRRLRNQLAEDGCAESQVVLAKQLLEEKCELEADKISNFKQALDWLICATEQAHPEARRMLRRCIRSGVIDEDSAAIVRAKSCLAASRQETVARKAARDLFASLSNGEQYITTAQLERRIREICSTTLRKQPDEDSPDEEPAEEPRALHDEQALEPSPLEAGDIPHTNGAIRTASVSDEDYPERCPNEEIRNLTVDNLVSAAVDYCQGELPLVTYELTLTDPGLKALDHIPILHQAFLHPIVFLQVLYLKLLYYFATFSFRLSNVELSLLLIAYLSVTTDSLYHLVPLVLYYVSFVAMVICTFKMLHAKRQFIDFRKWSGLFLRYSDGNLQPDESENLFVRNNLGPFLQFFLALFTNLFLYPFIATQWVPFSEFCVLSFFLMFLTLFTFGTDSDSYPDLLALISFGINVLAKYPYEKDTVVHQGWRFLDLHISNYPSYILGNSIEFCLNARVFFSLLIPTILIGMAKRRNWQGFFKYAIPHCVTLSWLQMFIMCSHGCTTYGLIRGTLGLVCSFLFLPLIGVATVTLPIFAFLQCITLSKVFYTVTIVVGFAVSVSVSCLLAKSEATKKFVTPFQLTIGLITLVYFGNQFVTNIQDDGLPTGLIELIADRKSSIRNLLKNEYITDYDDNTYYITWEDYYNNCNSPSWADYNMATTQIKCSILEGANVNWEGYVKDVKLKSVVNRWNVIASWLPSFLTEYFKCFYGEEYATWCGVDSQFSIKECEFIMNSARHTAKICHLNNMDEYTYEVKILMETSSGLLSRPAEVSVTFDHFFTNFTRLLRSDDKIRFKGVLLNEPGSYSIGDRNLKIQGYEIQCVECKNNRGSVSAKTPVVSKFSELFKTIANDCVVSTKYILNFLLNPVIVFK
- the LOC106130778 gene encoding wolframin isoform X2; amino-acid sequence: MPVGRKRWNLHDGPQGSLRRLRNQLAEDGCAESQVVLAKQLLEEKCELEADKISNFKQALDWLICATEQAHPEARRMLRRCIRSGVIDEDSAAIVRAKSCLAASRQETVARKAARDLFASLSNGEQYITTAQLERRIREICSTTLRKQPDEDSPDEEPEEPRALHDEQALEPSPLEAGDIPHTNGAIRTASVSDEDYPERCPNEEIRNLTVDNLVSAAVDYCQGELPLVTYELTLTDPGLKALDHIPILHQAFLHPIVFLQVLYLKLLYYFATFSFRLSNVELSLLLIAYLSVTTDSLYHLVPLVLYYVSFVAMVICTFKMLHAKRQFIDFRKWSGLFLRYSDGNLQPDESENLFVRNNLGPFLQFFLALFTNLFLYPFIATQWVPFSEFCVLSFFLMFLTLFTFGTDSDSYPDLLALISFGINVLAKYPYEKDTVVHQGWRFLDLHISNYPSYILGNSIEFCLNARVFFSLLIPTILIGMAKRRNWQGFFKYAIPHCVTLSWLQMFIMCSHGCTTYGLIRGTLGLVCSFLFLPLIGVATVTLPIFAFLQCITLSKVFYTVTIVVGFAVSVSVSCLLAKSEATKKFVTPFQLTIGLITLVYFGNQFVTNIQDDGLPTGLIELIADRKSSIRNLLKNEYITDYDDNTYYITWEDYYNNCNSPSWADYNMATTQIKCSILEGANVNWEGYVKDVKLKSVVNRWNVIASWLPSFLTEYFKCFYGEEYATWCGVDSQFSIKECEFIMNSARHTAKICHLNNMDEYTYEVKILMETSSGLLSRPAEVSVTFDHFFTNFTRLLRSDDKIRFKGVLLNEPGSYSIGDRNLKIQGYEIQCVECKNNRGSVSAKTPVVSKFSELFKTIANDCVVSTKYILNFLLNPVIVFK